The following coding sequences lie in one Silvanigrella aquatica genomic window:
- a CDS encoding response regulator: protein MSNTITEKEILLAFSKNSNQKVIELNGIANVLLKEGAKPELFDALSRTTSAMKTFAITCHQHHIAEFISKMIEPDFDRIRVENLTITEEIKSALKEKISKLKTMIKDASKDMPAQDNIEPLSLQDEGMYSLLTSIGQLSVWSFHELMNALAKVHGYTEMLEDVYQHVPDNVPEVKSELKTIQEKLISNTAHMTGIINRIRALRGKTKINIKEHNIRDIVKNIQELTQQPPKTLNWSALHIPSVNVQFDQIIFEQIWVHLWKLLGEWQNPGTLIQSMCFGKIDPNKSNQNNKFMNLLSLYIWLEPNGTAKFDPTKLNYSTQTPQADLAYVFHFTSKIAQRISANITCAKASFGGVVFCISIPCGELQITHSETGYAIPQPLHISKMNQKEGPLKNILILDDEKDLRTILSLKISKMGYGVSVASTIAEATQMLESKKIDLIISDLFLTQESGLDLLKKMSATSPEIPFIFITGANEDDISKPILDILAKYSKGFLTKPIPTQLLKETIENILPL from the coding sequence ATGTCTAATACAATTACTGAAAAAGAGATACTCTTAGCGTTTTCAAAAAACAGTAATCAAAAAGTAATCGAACTAAATGGTATTGCTAACGTTTTGCTAAAAGAAGGCGCAAAACCCGAACTTTTTGATGCCCTCTCCAGAACAACAAGCGCGATGAAAACCTTTGCAATAACCTGCCATCAACATCACATAGCAGAATTTATTTCAAAAATGATTGAACCTGATTTTGACAGAATTCGTGTTGAAAATCTTACCATTACAGAAGAAATAAAATCTGCACTAAAAGAAAAAATTTCAAAACTTAAAACGATGATCAAAGATGCTTCTAAAGACATGCCTGCACAAGATAATATTGAACCACTTTCTCTACAAGACGAAGGAATGTACTCCTTATTGACTTCCATTGGACAACTGAGTGTGTGGAGTTTTCATGAACTCATGAATGCTCTGGCAAAAGTACATGGTTATACAGAAATGCTAGAAGATGTTTATCAGCACGTGCCAGACAATGTCCCTGAAGTTAAAAGTGAATTAAAAACAATACAAGAAAAATTAATATCGAATACAGCTCATATGACGGGAATTATAAATCGCATCAGAGCACTTCGTGGTAAAACAAAAATCAATATCAAAGAACATAATATTAGAGATATTGTAAAAAACATTCAAGAGTTAACTCAACAACCACCTAAAACATTAAATTGGTCTGCCTTGCATATTCCAAGCGTTAATGTTCAATTTGATCAAATTATATTTGAACAAATATGGGTTCATTTATGGAAACTATTAGGAGAGTGGCAAAATCCAGGTACTTTAATTCAATCTATGTGCTTTGGTAAAATCGATCCAAACAAATCAAACCAAAATAATAAATTTATGAATTTATTATCCTTATATATTTGGTTAGAGCCTAATGGAACAGCTAAATTCGATCCTACAAAATTAAATTATTCTACTCAAACGCCTCAAGCTGACTTAGCATATGTTTTTCATTTTACCTCAAAAATTGCACAAAGAATTTCTGCTAATATAACCTGTGCCAAAGCCTCTTTTGGCGGAGTTGTTTTTTGTATATCTATTCCTTGCGGAGAATTACAAATAACACATTCTGAAACAGGTTACGCCATACCACAGCCCCTACATATTTCCAAAATGAATCAAAAAGAAGGCCCCTTAAAAAACATTCTTATTCTAGATGACGAAAAAGATCTTCGTACCATTTTAAGTTTGAAAATTAGTAAAATGGGATATGGTGTCTCCGTAGCAAGTACAATTGCCGAAGCAACTCAAATGCTAGAATCTAAGAAAATCGACCTCATTATTTCGGATCTTTTTTTAACGCAAGAAAGTGGCCTCGATTTACTAAAGAAAATGAGTGCGACCTCACCAGAAATTCCCTTTATTTTTATTACAGGAGCAAATGAAGATGATATTTCTAAGCCAATATTAGATATTTTAGCAAAATATTCAAAAGGTTTTCTAACCAAACCAATACCAACACAACTGCTTAAAGAAACAATTGAAAATATACTTCCTTTATAA
- a CDS encoding autotransporter outer membrane beta-barrel domain-containing protein, whose amino-acid sequence MKNKKLSKLINCRNIITISLLTFVNSSFADNTMNFNFSSQIPDGDYKNIVTTIVNPTRFQFMSSPSRNIGRIIPVGISVGGGVSYVNIPQSTTDSLNKYTDSANNFPSAIVIPRLIAKIDIPGGLDVAVNYATIPQSSIVLSGIAVQYSLFDPRLVPVSFALRGGYTRIQGFAPLDANSTNVEALLGAKLAILKPYVGVGNNWSNASTNITNQYVTLSKSLSWTETYGILGLQLSALLGLGVEAQISSSQTIYNAKLSIEI is encoded by the coding sequence ATGAAAAATAAAAAGTTATCCAAATTAATTAACTGTAGAAATATAATCACAATATCATTACTTACATTTGTAAATTCTTCATTTGCTGATAATACAATGAATTTTAACTTTTCATCTCAAATACCTGACGGAGACTATAAGAATATAGTCACTACAATTGTAAATCCAACCCGATTTCAATTTATGTCTTCACCCTCAAGAAATATAGGTCGTATTATTCCGGTAGGAATTTCAGTTGGCGGGGGCGTTTCTTATGTAAATATCCCTCAATCAACAACAGATTCTTTAAATAAATACACCGATTCAGCTAATAATTTTCCCTCAGCCATTGTCATACCAAGACTTATTGCTAAAATAGATATCCCCGGAGGCTTAGATGTTGCTGTTAACTACGCAACCATTCCTCAAAGTTCAATCGTACTTTCGGGTATTGCTGTTCAATATTCTTTATTTGATCCAAGACTCGTCCCTGTATCTTTCGCCCTTCGAGGGGGTTACACGCGCATTCAAGGATTTGCCCCATTAGATGCCAACTCAACCAACGTAGAAGCACTGCTTGGTGCTAAATTAGCTATATTAAAGCCTTATGTTGGAGTTGGAAATAATTGGTCAAATGCCAGCACAAATATCACAAATCAATATGTTACCTTGTCTAAAAGTCTATCATGGACAGAAACATACGGAATTTTAGGTTTGCAACTTTCAGCACTCTTAGGATTAGGTGTCGAAGCCCAAATTTCTTCAAGCCAAACAATATATAATGCAAAACTTTCTATAGAAATTTAA
- a CDS encoding SpoIIE family protein phosphatase, whose protein sequence is MRLTAKILSWLLAAVVVVMVMFTSLAIYMLQKNLEEEAFRSHKLIYSLFLPTITRYLWEFDITGIKETLSNIIENNYANKIYIYDADTILVTYLFKDKSTGKISNVRDNDKTVETNKIISPENKDLLEKKSAANEEFFIYNENSVNDTSRIIGAMQHKKGTNASASVIGYFVLDYSTDNITTAIRSMIRGVVILALCVTIMLVVSIGFLLRKTLINSILKLSQASINIAKGKFTKIDVPKRSKDEMVDLLRNFNMMITQIEVNQENLKLLAEEGIKISSKFNISDVAIQVSESLNKIAKLNINTEFFVINTMLQSNPTEGFHEMLKSGTRSMIKLTDEIDDPPNKKRFFIKDSSNKICIILQIDDLRSAHLYSFTAAESIYNAIRALQISITNALDNIHFVADQKEQQRLVSEQETARLVQNNLMPKFEYRKVGNFELANHFEAAAECAGDWWNYYILPNEKLLLLLGDVTGHGTASALLTAVVKGYCDSIHIQPEITSKDILSQLDTVVRQSGDGNKVMTMFAAILDPINGTITFSNAAHNFPMMIKLKNNGKVVEKLIAQGRPLGYELLSTSEGQTSYAYDQRQIKLEPGDVLFIFSDGLVEATNKNGDEFTERRLKNALQKYSDKEAKEMKECIITEFREFISHKKLDDDVTFLVCKFNLNT, encoded by the coding sequence ATGAGGCTGACTGCAAAAATTCTTTCATGGTTATTGGCTGCCGTTGTGGTTGTCATGGTCATGTTTACAAGTTTAGCAATATATATGTTGCAGAAAAATCTTGAAGAAGAAGCCTTTCGTTCTCATAAACTTATTTACTCTTTATTCCTTCCCACCATTACTCGTTACCTTTGGGAATTTGATATTACAGGAATTAAAGAAACATTATCAAATATTATTGAAAATAATTACGCAAATAAAATTTACATTTATGATGCTGATACAATATTGGTCACATATCTTTTTAAAGATAAAAGCACAGGAAAAATATCTAACGTAAGAGATAATGATAAAACAGTTGAAACAAATAAAATAATCTCTCCTGAAAATAAAGATCTCCTTGAAAAGAAGTCTGCTGCAAATGAAGAGTTTTTTATTTATAATGAAAATTCAGTAAACGACACATCAAGAATTATAGGAGCGATGCAGCATAAAAAGGGGACAAATGCGAGTGCATCTGTCATTGGCTATTTTGTACTTGATTATTCAACAGACAATATTACAACTGCAATTCGTTCCATGATAAGAGGCGTTGTTATTCTTGCCTTATGTGTTACCATTATGCTTGTGGTATCAATTGGATTTTTATTAAGGAAAACCCTTATAAATAGTATCTTAAAATTAAGCCAAGCAAGTATAAATATTGCGAAAGGAAAATTTACAAAAATAGATGTTCCTAAAAGAAGTAAAGATGAAATGGTAGATCTCTTAAGAAATTTCAATATGATGATCACCCAAATTGAAGTTAATCAAGAAAATTTAAAGCTCCTTGCCGAGGAAGGTATAAAAATTTCTAGCAAATTTAATATAAGTGATGTTGCTATTCAAGTTTCAGAATCACTTAATAAAATAGCTAAATTAAATATTAATACGGAGTTTTTTGTCATCAATACCATGCTGCAATCAAACCCTACAGAAGGTTTCCATGAAATGCTAAAATCAGGGACACGCAGCATGATCAAATTGACAGATGAGATTGATGATCCACCAAATAAAAAACGTTTCTTTATTAAAGATTCATCAAATAAAATTTGTATTATTCTTCAAATTGATGATTTAAGAAGTGCTCATCTTTATTCTTTTACTGCAGCAGAATCTATTTATAATGCCATTCGTGCTTTACAAATTAGCATTACTAATGCATTAGATAATATTCATTTCGTAGCAGATCAAAAGGAACAACAAAGACTTGTTAGCGAACAAGAAACAGCACGACTGGTGCAAAATAATTTAATGCCAAAATTTGAATATAGAAAAGTGGGTAATTTTGAATTAGCAAATCACTTTGAAGCTGCGGCAGAATGCGCGGGAGATTGGTGGAATTATTATATTCTTCCTAATGAGAAATTGTTACTTCTTTTAGGGGACGTAACAGGCCACGGTACCGCAAGCGCCTTATTGACTGCTGTTGTGAAAGGATATTGCGATTCTATTCACATTCAACCTGAAATTACATCAAAAGACATTCTAAGCCAGCTCGACACTGTCGTAAGACAGAGTGGCGATGGTAATAAAGTAATGACGATGTTTGCCGCCATTCTCGATCCTATTAACGGCACTATTACTTTTTCTAATGCCGCTCATAACTTCCCCATGATGATTAAACTTAAAAACAATGGTAAAGTTGTTGAAAAATTAATCGCTCAAGGAAGACCTTTAGGTTATGAATTATTATCAACTTCTGAAGGACAAACAAGTTATGCATACGATCAAAGACAAATAAAACTTGAGCCAGGCGATGTTCTTTTTATCTTTTCCGATGGACTGGTTGAAGCAACAAATAAAAACGGAGATGAATTTACCGAAAGAAGATTAAAAAATGCTTTACAAAAATATTCTGATAAAGAAGCGAAAGAAATGAAAGAATGTATCATAACAGAATTTAGAGAATTTATATCGCATAAAAAACTTGATGACGATGTTACATTCCTTGTTTGTAAATTTAATTTAAATACTTAA
- a CDS encoding ABC-F family ATP-binding cassette domain-containing protein — MIRIENLAKAYGKKVLFQNSSYHFPEGERVALVGPNGAGKSTLLNIICGLDEADSGEILKPARVNLGYLPQEPNPNPKPTVLEECVDGALKLRELKIQLDNILLEMENNYSEDVHKKFEKIEDNFREAGGYALEARAKGILIGLGFLASQLGKSPKQLSGGWRMRLELARVFLNDPEFLVLDEPTNHLDLPSLIWVEKFLQDFKGTLLFVSHDRALLNRLSTITLHLYNGKFTPYKGNFDSFLEQREQRLELETAAFERHKKRADEIQKFVDRFKAKASKAKQAQSRMKMLTRMKELEDSFDIDDNVEEISFSLPKVTQSGKEVLKVESMSIGYTSILSKDIKLNVLRGQKIAIIGPNGIGKSTFLKTIASKIQSLSGGFELGHNVSMAFFAQDQLENLDEHKTILENVMSISDDVGERKARSLLGSFLFRGDDVFKRVGVLSGGEKSRVGLACLLLQQANFLLLDEPTNHLDMSSAEILAGAIEEYEGTLLFVSHDRNFIDSICTHVFAMTNDGRFALFEGKLDDYERLAPLSGFPDILSPDRSMEMARIVEDNSNAIFQNEKSGEDIKQQQKDVKKEKQKLEKAKDKIESEILNLTNKIKELEIKIEKEDTSNYHKIDELDKELQMLKKKLLSDEEIWLQIEAEIIKLME, encoded by the coding sequence ATGATCCGGATCGAAAATTTAGCCAAGGCATATGGTAAAAAAGTACTTTTTCAAAACTCCTCTTATCATTTTCCAGAAGGGGAGAGGGTTGCTTTGGTCGGTCCTAATGGGGCTGGAAAATCGACCTTACTCAATATTATTTGTGGACTTGATGAGGCAGATTCTGGAGAAATTTTAAAACCTGCCCGTGTTAACTTAGGTTATTTACCCCAGGAACCTAACCCTAATCCGAAGCCGACTGTTCTTGAGGAATGTGTTGACGGTGCCCTAAAACTTCGTGAACTTAAAATTCAGCTCGACAATATTCTTTTGGAAATGGAAAATAATTATAGTGAAGATGTTCATAAGAAATTTGAAAAAATCGAAGATAATTTTCGTGAAGCGGGCGGCTATGCTCTGGAAGCTCGTGCCAAAGGAATTTTAATAGGCCTTGGATTTTTAGCTTCGCAACTTGGAAAAAGTCCCAAGCAGCTTTCTGGTGGCTGGAGAATGCGTCTTGAATTGGCCCGTGTGTTTTTAAATGATCCGGAATTTCTTGTTCTTGACGAACCTACAAATCACCTCGATTTGCCGAGTTTAATTTGGGTGGAAAAGTTTTTGCAAGATTTTAAAGGAACATTGTTATTTGTTTCACATGATAGAGCTTTATTAAATAGATTGTCTACAATTACCCTTCATTTATACAACGGAAAATTTACTCCCTATAAAGGAAATTTTGATTCCTTTTTAGAGCAAAGAGAACAACGTTTAGAACTCGAAACAGCTGCTTTTGAAAGACATAAAAAAAGAGCTGATGAAATTCAAAAATTTGTTGACAGATTTAAAGCAAAAGCTTCTAAAGCGAAACAAGCGCAAAGCCGCATGAAAATGCTGACACGTATGAAAGAGCTCGAAGATAGTTTTGATATTGATGACAATGTCGAAGAAATTTCATTTTCCTTACCTAAAGTAACACAAAGTGGCAAGGAAGTTTTGAAAGTAGAATCCATGAGTATAGGATATACTTCTATTTTATCGAAAGACATTAAATTAAATGTATTACGTGGACAAAAAATAGCAATTATTGGTCCTAATGGTATTGGAAAATCAACTTTTCTAAAAACAATTGCCAGCAAAATACAATCTCTTTCGGGAGGTTTTGAGCTTGGCCATAATGTCTCCATGGCTTTTTTTGCACAGGATCAATTGGAAAATCTTGATGAACATAAAACCATACTTGAAAATGTGATGAGCATATCTGACGATGTGGGCGAACGCAAAGCAAGAAGCTTATTAGGAAGTTTTCTCTTTCGCGGGGACGATGTTTTTAAACGAGTGGGTGTGTTATCTGGCGGTGAAAAAAGTCGTGTTGGTTTAGCGTGTTTATTATTGCAACAAGCCAATTTCTTATTACTTGATGAACCTACAAACCACTTAGATATGTCCAGCGCTGAAATTCTTGCGGGCGCCATTGAAGAGTATGAAGGTACTTTGTTATTTGTGAGCCACGATAGAAACTTTATTGATTCCATTTGTACCCATGTTTTTGCCATGACAAACGATGGTCGATTTGCTTTATTTGAAGGTAAATTAGATGACTATGAAAGATTAGCCCCCTTGTCCGGCTTTCCTGATATTCTTAGTCCTGATAGAAGTATGGAAATGGCACGAATCGTTGAGGATAATTCGAATGCTATTTTTCAAAATGAAAAATCTGGCGAAGACATAAAGCAGCAACAAAAAGATGTGAAAAAAGAAAAGCAAAAATTAGAAAAAGCGAAAGATAAAATTGAATCTGAAATTTTAAATTTAACAAATAAAATAAAAGAATTAGAAATTAAAATTGAAAAAGAAGACACAAGTAATTATCATAAAATTGATGAACTTGACAAGGAGCTTCAAATGCTTAAAAAGAAATTGCTTTCAGATGAAGAAATATGGCTTCAAATAGAAGCTGAAATTATTAAATTAATGGAATGA